Proteins from a genomic interval of Pecten maximus chromosome 13, xPecMax1.1, whole genome shotgun sequence:
- the LOC117340514 gene encoding uncharacterized protein LOC117340514 → MAKRLLEAGTRFTGTFRANARGQPQAIKKPILNAGQAVYMRQGSILLCAYKEKPTRKPARLISNCQTATVTNVRQKPEMVNLYNRFMGGVDLNDQLTSTYDDNRKSVKAWKKVVWNMIHRMLLNAYICYTHNTDRHLIVSRVEFIQLIVESLCQEQLDQRIPGGIRRRHNPMGVVPINGQRECVVCSRHDGNGRRRARSACRMCHRGLHAQCMNDHVCRRDVEQ, encoded by the coding sequence ATGGCAAAGCGACTGCTAGAGGCGGGTACTAGATTTACCGGTACATTTCGAGCCAATGCCAGAGGTCAACCACAAGCCATCAAAAAACCGATTCTCAACGCAGGACAAGCTGTATACATGCGACAGGGCAGTATTTTACTATGCGCATACAAAGAGAAGCCTACCAGGAAACCCGCCCGTTTGATATCAAATTGTCAAACAGCAACAGTAACAAACGTGAGGCAAAAACCGGAAATGGTAAATCTATATAATCGGTTCATGGGAGGGGTTGACCTTAATGACCAACTCACATCGACATATGACGACAATAGGAAAAGTGTAAAAGCTTGGAAAAAGGTTGTTTGGAACATGATACACAGAATGTTGTTGAATGCATACATATGctatacacacaacactgacCGACACCTAATTGTTAGTCGCGTTGAGTTTATCCAACTCATTGTGGAAAGTCTATGTCAAGAACAGCTTGACCAGCGTATACCTGGTGGAATTCGACGTCGCCATAATCCCATGGGTGTGGTTCCCATCAATGGTCAGAGAGAATGCGTGGTATGTTCACGTCATGATGGGAATGGAAGACGTCGTGCTAGAAGCGCATGTCGAATGTGCCACCGTGGATTACACGCCCAATGCATGAATGACCATGTATGCCGACGTGACGTTGAACAATAA